The following nucleotide sequence is from Aneurinibacillus soli.
GGCATACGGGATGAACTCGATTTTCTGCTGCTAATAGAACCCTCCCTTTAGCATCATAAATCGGCTTTGCTAACTTCATCTTGCTTTCTTGATACTGTGATATATGGATTATTCTCATTTTTCACCTCCATAAATATAAGCCCATAGCTTGATAATCTTCCATTTAATAATACAAAGAGCCTATGATCGGAATCATAGGCTCTCATAAGGAAATAAACATCCCTAATTCACAGCTTATTTTCTAACCATTCGATAGCTGGCTGGCATAATCGTACAGTATACGATCGTAACCCCTATAGCTTTGCGTCACTAGATTTCCCTAGTTTTGCCGTTATCGTGATTTTAACAATGATCAATTCGATACAAACGCCCTAAGTAAATAATACTAGATAATCATTAACTTTCAATTATTATTTTTTAATTTGGGTAATATATCACAAATATAATAGGTATTAGATAACAAAAATCGCAACCATTCTACCGCTCAATCACCTGCGCGGTCATCATTGCCTTGCTCACCATCGTTCCCTGATTGTACACTTCCACTTCCACTTTCCCAAACTTCCGGCTCATCTCCAGCACACGCGGACGAATCTCCAACACGCTTTCAATTTGTACCGGCTTCAAGAAATATACCGTAATATTCTCTGGTACCATGTCCCCTTTTTTGAACTGGCGAAGCGCATGACTCCCGCACTCCGACACAAGCGTCGTCAATACCCCACTTGAAATATTCCCAAGATGGTTCGTCATCTGCGGCGTAACCTCGCCCTTGAAATAAATACCGTTCTCGCCTTTTTCTTCATGGAAACGATTCATAATCAAATCTGCAAACGTCTCACCCATCTGCGGCTGCTTCTGGATATACTGCAGTGCCTTCAGCACATCTTGGCGCGTGATGACACCGAGCATTTTGCGGTGGTTATCCACGACCGGTAGCATCTCGATCCCTTCCCACACCATCGTATGGGCAGCCGATGCGACCGAGACACGCGATACGACCGTGATCGGGTTTTTCGACATTACCTTTTCTATCGTCGTTAAATATTCGTGGCCCATCACGTCTTTCGTCGTCACAACGCCCTGTACTTTCATATTCTCATCTACAACCGGGAATCGGCCATGGTCGACAGAAGTGGCCAGACGGTGCCAGTCTGCGACCGTACTTTTTGTAGTTAAGTAGTAAGACCCTTCCAGCGGAATAAGGATGTCTTCAACCATCATAATTTCTTTTTTGATCAGGCGGTCATAAATCGCTCGATTGATCAGCGTCGCTACAGTAAACGTGTCGTAGCTACTTGATATAATCGGGAGCTGTAGCTCATCCGCTAGTTTCTTCACTTCATCACTCGTATCAAAGCCACCTGTAATAAGTACCGCTGCCCCGTGCTGAAGCGATAGCTTGTGCGCCTGATAGCGATTCCCTACAATCAGCAAGCTTCCGGCATCCACATAGCGCATCATTGCTTCGAGCTTCATCGCGCCGATGACAAACTTGTACAGCGTTTTATGAAGACCTTCCCGTCCGCCAAGTACGTGTCCGTCTATAATATTGACGACTTCAGCGAATGTTAGCTTTTCAATATTCTGTTTTTTCTTTTTCTCAATTCGTACCGTGCCAACTCGTTCGATCGTACTAACAAGTCCCTGGTTTTCTGCTTCTTTAATAGCCCGATAGGCAGTCCCTTCACTGACTTCGAGGTCTTTTGCGACCTGCCGGACAGAAATTTTACTGCCAACCTCAAGTTCTTCGATGTGCTGGATGATTTGTTCGTGTTTGGTTGCCATGTGATCACCTTTTTCTGTATCAATCTGTATTACTGTTATTATATCGCTTCAATATAACAATAACAAACACAAAATAAGCCATTCCTTATTAGGATGGCTTACTCTGTTATGGTCATTATACTCCTTGTGTTCTGCCTCGTTCACGGTGTTGTTCTTCCGAAACAGCTGCGGGCGGAGCCCCGATATCACGCCGCTCACGCAGGTGAATGATCTGATACAGATGTGCCCCAATAATAAGAAGTGCGAATCCGAGCCAGATTATACTGAATATGAGAGCGGTTGAATGTCCGTACAGAAGCGGCAGACGTGGCAGACCGTACAATACAATAAAAAACGCGATAATCAAATAACTAATACTGCGGATCAAGTGTCCCATAACGCTCACCTCATAAGCAGTATATGCATGAGGCGTGCCTGTCAGTACAACTTGTCCGCCCTATTTTTTGCCGTGTGCTATCGCCATCAACTGCATCGGATGAGCAGCCAGACAGCGATAAATCCGCATGCCTCGCTCCACAAACTTCGCTTCATACTCTGTCATTACATTGCCTTCTGCATACTCACTTTTGTGCAGATCAAGCG
It contains:
- a CDS encoding DRTGG domain-containing protein, which translates into the protein MATKHEQIIQHIEELEVGSKISVRQVAKDLEVSEGTAYRAIKEAENQGLVSTIERVGTVRIEKKKKQNIEKLTFAEVVNIIDGHVLGGREGLHKTLYKFVIGAMKLEAMMRYVDAGSLLIVGNRYQAHKLSLQHGAAVLITGGFDTSDEVKKLADELQLPIISSSYDTFTVATLINRAIYDRLIKKEIMMVEDILIPLEGSYYLTTKSTVADWHRLATSVDHGRFPVVDENMKVQGVVTTKDVMGHEYLTTIEKVMSKNPITVVSRVSVASAAHTMVWEGIEMLPVVDNHRKMLGVITRQDVLKALQYIQKQPQMGETFADLIMNRFHEEKGENGIYFKGEVTPQMTNHLGNISSGVLTTLVSECGSHALRQFKKGDMVPENITVYFLKPVQIESVLEIRPRVLEMSRKFGKVEVEVYNQGTMVSKAMMTAQVIER